In Kryptolebias marmoratus isolate JLee-2015 linkage group LG4, ASM164957v2, whole genome shotgun sequence, the following proteins share a genomic window:
- the LOC108246871 gene encoding sortilin: MISVCCVLALGLFSSALGRDRQEGDGLSGARRLQAERFVSERTELWRRSGGLNEKTCSAPRGVESALLNNTSTFTFKVRTLGSLSVAWVGDGSGVLLVLTTFHVPVFMMRVGQSNLYRSEDHGKTFEDVTHLINHTFIQTEFGIAISPDHSGKVILTGDVSEIGDFRLFRSQDFGLSFEPTDLPFVPLIQLLYNPADCNTLLTLSITLNLWLSEDFGSTWRKLHKSVCLVRWGPKNSIYFTTNNNGSCNDKGSLQLKRTDDYGRSFKTIATKVYSFVLGGKFVFASIMTGTGTERVIHVSVDRGDHWNMAQLPSVTHQQFYSILSANQDMIFMHVDDPGDSGVGAIYVSDDRGTVFSKSLERHLYTTTGSDTDFTAIASLRGVYMTSILTEDGEVETVITYDQGAKWQPLRRPENSPCNTETSTNRPNRCRLHIHASYSTTIKMNVPMLPLSQPNAVGLILAHGSVGDADSALLPDIYVSDDGGYSWLRALRGPHHYAILDSGGLLVAVEHTSSPVNQIKFSTDEGQCWHTYNFTSDPLHFSGMDSEPGSRSMNVSVWGYRSDISNWMVITIDFKKLLSRDCSEGDYVEWLAHSADSVNDGCVLGYKESFLRLRKDSVCWKGRDFEVTKKLSPCPCTVADYHCDFGYYRPENSSECVEQEDLVGRALEFCLNGTTELLQTSGYRKIPGNKCEGGFHPERKETDLRRLCTSNALYPNSLQTENSSPNTAVIVMVVIAILLMSAVAGVWLVKKYVCGGRFLVHRYSVMREHVEANKIEGVDDVDTNYMETEKAQFNEDSDQDLLV, encoded by the exons TTCACGTTCAAAGTGCGAACACTGGGCTCACTGTCAGTCGCCTGGGTGGGAGATGGATCAGGG GTGCTGCTGGTGCTGACGACATTTCATGTGCCGGTATTCATGATGCGCGTCGGCCAGTCCAACCTGTACAGGAG tgaagACCACGGAAAGACGTTCGAAGACGTGACTCACCTGATCAACCACACGTTCATCCAGACCGAGTTCGGCATCGCCATTAGCCCTGACCACTCAGGGAAG gtgaTCCTGACTGGTGACGTATCAGAGATCGGTGACTTCCGACTGTTTCGCTCGCAGGACTTCGGCCTGTCCTTCGAGCCCACCGACTTGCCGTTTGTGCCTCTCATTCAGCTGCTGTACAACCCTGCGGACTGCAACACACTCCTGACCCTCAGCATCACG TTGAACCTGTGGCTCTCTGAGGACTTTGGCAGCACCTGGAGGAAACTCCATaagagtgtgtgtttggtcCGATG ggGTCCAAAAAACAGCATCTACTTTACAACCAACAACAATGGCTCATGCA atgACAAAGGATCGTTACAATTAAAGAGGACAGACGACTACGGCAGAAGTTTCAAGACCATCGCCACCAAAGTTTACTCCTTTGTTCTGGGAGGAAAATTCGTGTTTGCCTCCATCATGACAGGAACG GGTACGGAGCGCGTGATCCATGTCTCAGTGGACAGAGGCGATCACTGGAACATGGCCCAGCTTCCTTCTGTCACCCACCAGCAGTTTTACTCCATcctctcagccaatcaggacaTGATCTTCATGCACGTGGACGACCCTGGAG aCTCTGGTGTTGGAGCCATCTACGTGTCAGATGACAGAGGAACTGTGTTCTCCAAGTCTCTGGAGCGCCATCTTTACACAACCACAGGGAGCGACACGGACTTCACAGCCATTGCTTCTCTCAGGGGCGTCTACATGACCAGCATACTCACAGAGG ACGGCGAGGTGGAAACGGTGATCACTTACGACCAAGGAGCGAAGTGGCAGCCGCTGCGGAGACCAGAGAACAGCCCCTGTAACACTGAGACCTCCACAAACAGACCAAACAGA TGCAGACTTCACATCCACGCTTCCTACAGCACCACCATAAAGATGAACGTCCCCATGCTGCCTCTCTCCCAGCCCAACGCCGTGGGTCTGATCCTGGCTCAcg GCAGTGTTGGAGACGCCGACTCAGCTCTCTTACCTGACATCTACGTGTCTGATGATGGCGGCTACTCGTGGCTGcgggccctcaggggccccCATCACTACGCTATCCTAGACTCTGGAGGACTGCTGGTTGCTGTGGAGCACACCAGCTCACCGGTCAACCAGATCAA GTTCTCCACAGATGAAGGGCAGTGCTGGCATACGTATAACTTCACGAGCGACCCGCTTCACTTCAGTGGCATGGACAGTGAGCCTGGCTCTCGCTCTATGAACGTCAGCGTGTGGGGCTACAGGAGCGACATCAGTAACTGGATGGTGATCACTATAGACTTCAAGAAGCTCCTCAGCAGAGACT GTAGTGAAGGAGACTATGTGGAGTGGCTAGCTCACTCTGCGGACTCCGTTAATGATGGCTGTGTTCTGGGCTATAAAGAGTCTTTCTTACGCCTGAGGAAAGATTCTGTCTGCTGGAAAGGAAGGGACTTTGAAGTCACCAAGAAGCTGTCCCCGTGTCCATGCACTGTGGCTGATTATCACTG TGACTTTGGGTATTATCGCCCAGAGAACAGCTCAGAGTGTGTGGAGCAGGAGGACTTGGTGGGCCGGGCTCTGGAGTTCTGTTTAAATGGGACCACTGAACTGCTGCAGACCAGCGG ctACCGGAAGATTCCTGGAAACAAATGCGAAGGAGGTTTTCATCCGGAAAGGAAGGAGACCGACCTGAGGAGGCTGTGCACCAGCAACGCACTTTATCCCAATTCTCTG CAGACTGAAAACAGCTCGCCAAACACTGCCGTCATAGTGATGGTCGTCATAGCGATCCTTCTGATGAGCGCGGTCGCAGGCGTTTGGCTGGTGAAGAAATATGTCTGTGGAGGACG gTTCCTTGTGCACAGATACTCCGTCATGAGGGAACACGTGGAAGCGAACAAAATCGAAGGAGTAGACGATGTCGACACGAACTACATGGAGACGGAAAAGGCTCAGTTCAACGAAGACTCGGATCAG GACCTTTTAGTATAA